In a single window of the Gossypium hirsutum isolate 1008001.06 chromosome A13, Gossypium_hirsutum_v2.1, whole genome shotgun sequence genome:
- the LOC107894150 gene encoding lanC-like protein GCL2, whose product MADCFFPNVLPDFVPETTQHEQQEIGDTLIKLLSMPYSSLSQHFKRTALDLKETVTLETWGITSQKVSDFTLYCGTLGTAFLLFKSYVLTNNTNDLSLCLAIVDACNSASLSSRDATFLCGRAGVCALGAVAAKYAGNQESLNHYLTPFREIKLSRDLPDELLYGRAGFLWACLFLNKHLGEGTITSTTTRAVVDEIIKNGRALGKKGGGSPLMFEWYGEKYWGAAHGLAGIIYVLMDTELKPDEAEDVKSTLRYMIRNRFPGGNYPASEQDRKSDVLVHWCHGAPGIALTLVKAAEVFGDDEFLEAAVDAAKVVWNRGLLKRVGICHGISGNAYVFLSLYRKTGNVKFLYRAKAFACFLLDQAHKLISNGEMHGGDRPYSLFEGIGGMAYLFLDMIEPLGSRFPAYEL is encoded by the exons ATGGCGGATTGTTTCTTTCCCAACGTATTGCCGGACTTCGTACCCGAAACAACACAACACGAACAACAAGAAATTGGAGATACTCTGATCAAACTTCTATCCATGCCTTACTCTTCTCTATCTCAACATTTCAAACGCACCGCTTTGGACCTCAAAGAAACC GTAACGCTGGAAACGTGGGGGATAACTTCGCAAAAAGTCTCCGACTTTACTCTCTATTGTGGCACTCTCGGTACTGCTTTCTTGCTCTTCAAATCCTATGTACTTACCAACAACACCAACGACCTCTCCCTCTGCTTAGCCATTGTTGATGCTTGCAACTCCGCTTCCTTATCTTCTCG GGATGCAACCTTTTTATGTGGTCGAGCGGGTGTTTGTGCTCTTGGTGCTGTGGCCGCAAAGTATGCTGGAAATCAAGAGTCGCTTAATCACTACTTAACCCCGTTTAGAGAG ATTAAGCTCTCAAGGGATCTTCCTGATGAATTATTGTATGGAAGAGCTGGGTTTCTATGGGCTTGTTTGTTCTTGAACAAGCATCTTGGTGAAGGGACTATCACTTCGACAACTACA CGTGCAGTTGTTGATGAAATTATCAAGAATGGCAGGGCCTTGGGGAAGAAAGGAGGAGGAAGTCCTTTGATGTTTGAATGGTATGGAGAAAAGTATTGGGGTGCTGCGCATGGATTGGCAGGTATTATCTATGTGTTAATGGACACGGAGTTGAAACCGGATGAGGCTGAGGATGTAAAAAGCACTCTTAGATACATGATTAGGAATCGATTTCCAGGTGGGAACTACCCTGCAAGTGAACAAGATAGGAAGTCGGATGTTCTTGTCCATTGGTGTCATGGAGCCCCTGGGATCGCCCTCACTCTTGTCAAAGCTGCTGAG GTCTTTGGAGATGACGAATTTCTGGAAGCAGCTGTGGATGCAGCAAAGGTGGTGTGGAACCGTGGGTTGCTGAAGCGGGTAGGAATTTGCCATGGCATTAGTGGGAATGCTTATGTTTTCCTTTCACTTTACCGAAAAACAGGCAACGTAAAGTTCTTGTATAGGGCAAAAGCATTTGCTTGCTTTTTGCTTGATCAGGCTCACAAGCTTATATCCAATGGAGAGATGCACGGGGGCGATAGGCCCTATTCCTTGTTTGAAGGGATTGGGGGTATGGCATATCTTTTCCTAGACATGATTGAGCCCTTGGGTTCCAGATTCCCTGCATATGAGCTCTAA